tgtggggggcacttgaacgaaaatataaaacGGAGGATGCggaaattaagaaattccttgttgcacggttcctggacttcaaaataaTTGATAGCAAATAtattgtctctcaagtacaggagttgcaagtcatcatacatgatctcctagcagaaggtatatttttgaaaaataccgtagttgaacaaattaaaaatgttcttaaaacttacataaatagttttgtaggtttaattgtgaatgatacTTTCCAAATaacagcgatagttgagaagctaccacttttgtggaaagacttcaaaaactacttaaagcataaacacAAGGAGATaaccgttgaagatcttattgtccgacttcgtattgaagaggacaataaagctgccgaaagaaggtcaaagggaaattctacaatgaatggagcacatattgtagaagatggccaaaacaactcgaagaaaagaaagaaagttgaacatggaagcaatcaacccaagaaaaagttcaagggaaaatgcttcaattgtggcaaaattggccacaagtccacgaATTGTCAAGCCACGaataaaggcaagaaaaaggaccaagcgaatatgattgagtccaacaaagaatatgatgatttgtgtgctatgttcacagaatgcaacttggtggggaatccacgcgaatggtggatggattctggtgctacaCGCCATGTTTGcgcaaacaaagagttgttctcATCATTTGCttcggctcaagtagaagaaatgctCTACATGaccaactccgctactgctaaggtagagggaacaggaaaaatttgcttaaagatgacttccggcaaggtcttgacactgaacaatgtgctatatgttcaggagttacgtaggaacttaatttctatttcactcctagataagaacggattcaatgtgtaaccatttctggGAAAATTGTAGTTAGCAAGGGAGAAacgtatgtaggaaaaggctatctcacggagggcctttataagatgaatgtaatggctgttgaaatgaataaaagtttgaattcatcttatttgcttgagtcttatgatttatggcatgaacgtttaggccatgttaattacaaaacgttatgaaaactgattaacttagaagttttgccaaactttgagtgcaataaatcaaagtgtcaaatgttagtggaatcaaagtatgcaaagaatCCTTATAattccgttgaaaggaattccaatcccttagacttaatacacactgatatttgtgatatgaagccaacaccatctcgtggtgggaaaaagtatttcataacttttattgacgattgcactagatattgttatatctactttctaaatagtaaggatgaagcagtagatgcgtttaggcaatataaaactgaagttgaaaattagttagacaaaaagatcaaaatgataagaagtgataggggcggagaatatgaatctccctttgcgcaaatatgtgtagagaatggaataatccatcaaactacagccccgtattcacctcaatctaatggaattgcggaaaggaaaaaccaaactttaaaggaaatgatgaatgtcttacttataagttctggtttaccgcaaaacttatgggggaaggctatccttacggccaatcgtatactcaaccgagttccccatagtaagacacaatcaattttttacgaaaaatggaaaggaaggaaacctaacttgaaatatttcaaagtgtgggggtgtctagcaaaggtacaagttcctatacctaaaagggttaagataggacctaaaacggtggactgcgtgttcataggatatgctaaaattaGTAAAggatgtcgatttttggttcataaatccgaacatccggatattagtgaaaatacggtaattgaatcagacaatgctgaattctttgaaaacatttacccgcaTAAAATTAGACacgaacagtctagtggaggttccaaacgacctcgagatgaaccaagtgagaatgtacataatgaagaaaatccaagacgtagtacacgtcgaAGAACGTCATCTTCGTTTGGgtcggattttgtaatatttctcttagaaaatgagcctcaaatatttaaagaagcgatgtctttgttagactcatccttttggaaagaggcagttaatagtgagattgattcaatcttaaacaaccatacatgggaattggttgaccttcctcccgtAAATAAAcatttaggttctaaatggatcttaaAAAGGGAAATGAAGGCGAATGGTACttttgacaaatacaaggcaagacttgtagaaaaaggcttcaaacaaaaggaaggccttgattactttgatacatactcgccagtaacaaggataacctcgattcgaatgttaattgccttggcggtggtatatgatcttcaaattcatcaaatggatgtaaaaaatgcattcctaaatggagatttggaggaagaaatatacatggaacaacctgagggttttgtggttccaggaaaggaaaacaagatgtgtaaacttattaagtcattatatggactaaagcaagcaccaaaacaatggcatgcgaagtttgaccaaaccatgttggcaaacagattcaaaataaatgaatatgataaatgtgctTATATTAAAGAcattccaaatcaccaagtcattgtatgtttatatgtggatgatatgttgatcatcagtagagacatttctgacataaatacaacaaaacgaatgctcgagagcaagtttgatatgaaggaccttggagttgcagatgttatcttaggtataagaatccaccGAACTCCACAAAGGttgacattgtcacagtctcattatatcgaaaaggtacttgacaagttcaagtatatgtaattcggtattgccaagactccattggatgtgagctttgcacttcgaaagaatgaaggtgaaagtgactcgcaattggagtacgcaagagtattgggatgtttaatatatataatgaattgtacacgaccatacatagcatgcgttatcagtaaattgagttggtacacgagtaatcccaacaaaactcactggatggcaataaaaagagttttgggatatcttaaatacactcaaaattatgctttgcattataataaatatcctgcagtacttgaaggatatagtgatgcaaattggatcaccggatcgaacgaagtaaaatctacaagtggatatgtattttctatcggtggaggagcagtttcttgaaaatcatccaaacagacttgtatcgctcgctctacactgaaatctgaatttatcgcattagataaagccggtgaagaagcagaatggatctgatatttcttggaagatattctgtattggcccaagccagtggcaccagtatgtatacactgtgatagccaaacaGCAATAGGTAGGaaagggagcatgatgtataacggtaaatctcgtcatataagacaaagacataataccgttagagaacttctctctagtggaattatcactattgactatgtaaagtcgaaggataatatgtcagatccacttaTAAAAcgtctatctagagaaggagtagaaaggacatccaagggaatgggcttaaggcctaggacaagtcagcatggcggtaactctacctaacagattggagatcccaagagctaggttcaaggatatcaaacaaagttgtgtctgacaggctcaacattgtcaattacccaacccgttctcatgatgtagacaatgtatagtaaacaaggacaagacttaaggtgaaaagtcttttaatgattatctaaatttggtagatttgaccaaatagtttaatctacaggattgaatgtttataaatcacctatgtgtgggcgaagtggaagccacttcaaagagaatgttagtaaaggtctattctctaagctctcatgaaaatcgggacgtgttcatggctgaaaagaacaaaatcgtaagaaccataaatggtaaaaggctggttgtgtgacatgtgttgtctacgtgtacattaaagctcgacggttcaaagatatcaaatctaccgattgaccgagtgcatccgatgcatgttcactacggaaagttcaaagggaaaccacttatccagatgcaatcagtctttgcttgatgatcatatacttgtccgtaaaattttTTCGAAAATAATaaccattccccattcatgtgggggattgttgggttcatagtaatgaaagggtGTGAATGGAAATGTTAAAACATGCAGGAACGCATGAACAGTGACTGTTTCGCGTGAATAGTAGCACTGTTAtatgaacagtagcactgttttGCGTAAACAGTGCACTGTCTTGTGTGAACAGTGCACTGCTTCACTAACTAACACGTGAACAATAACTGTTTCGCATGAATAGTAGCACTGTTAcatgaacagtagcactgtttcGCATGAACAGTGCACTGCTTCACGAACTACTGCAACACTATTTCGAACAGATGCAATGTTTCACGAAATGGTGTACTGTTTCAGAAAATTACTACAATGGTTTAAgtaaacagacatgtattttcaAGAAAAGACACacacctctaaattgaaccaatgccacctttcaaaggggcatcttgtggctataaataacttattttcttccacaggttaagatagaaaacaatttcagaattacaagcttcttcttcttcttaaaaatactctaagtgtgatcattcaaaccgtgagtgtgttcgaagaattcgcctatttgaggtactgctatagtcggattgaaggccattttatcctgggaggaacattccataacctcgggtacagtgagggaaattattccttaaggaaagtccgtaaATTCGAACGACTTGACCTTAataatttctgtttcatctttattttctgaaaaataaatacacgtcttggaaaggtcattttgatcttgtgttgggggtatttgatacttcattgtgttctccttcggctattttttttttcaaaatccgcAATTTTCTCCTTAAATCTTGATAAACCTTGTTCCCATCTATTAAGGTAAGTGATTTACTGTTAATGCGtgtttcaattttcttttaacttcttatttttcttgttcATTATATTTTTCCATATATTTCTGTGTATTTAATTTGGAGATTTTTTGGGGGTTTAATTTgcatgttttgatttttttttttggtttactgATATAATGGCAAAACATGCAAATTGTTCTATGAGTTTTGATGAAATATCATCTTTTAGCCTAGGTTTAACCCAAGACGAAAATAATAACTTGATTTCTTGTAATACCCAGCAAAGGGAAGTTTTAACTTAAAAGAGTTGAGATCGAAGAAGCGAAACGATCCCCAAAAGTCCGTTGAAACAATGAAACGAAAAGCAGTAACGGATTCTTTGTCCCCAAAtcgaaaaaaaatcaaaaaacagtGAAAAATAGAAAGCCAGATGGAAAATCTCATTCGAAAAAAAATTCAAGCCCGGTTTAATCTGATTATGAATCGTCATCTGAGGAAGAGAAAGATGAGGAGGTATTGTTTTATTTGCAAAATTTTGTAGTTTATGTACAATATGTTAGTATATGTATTTAATATGTATAATTGATAAGTTTTGTGCTTATTTTAGCTTTGTCTAAAGTTTTGTTACTTAAAGTTTTAGAGTTGTATTTTTTCTGTATTAGatatttaagatatgtatatttgtatttaagtcTTGTGTAacatattatatttgataatgttaagATCTGTATTTGTATACATTTTCATTAgataatatgtatttttgtatttaagtTTTGTGTAACaagttttatttgataatttgtaagatttgtttttgtatatgatttatataaatacatatgtggCCTTTTTAGACATATAATTGTAGTTTTGTGTTTTATAGGTTTTGCGCGATAAAATATACATGGCAAGAGTATTGCCTAAATTTGCACCACATTTTGGTTGTCATACGGTCAATGACATTGAAGACCGTATTAAGGCAATGCTAACGAAGAATCAGTTTAAGAAGTTTTGTACTGATAGTATTTTTGGCGTtttcatgaagaaaaagaattgtGTTGTGCAAGCGCAATTAGGGAGATACGTATGTCACTGGAGACTACGAAAAGTTCTACAAGTGATATAGTCATTCGTGCAAAGGGCACAACACTGCATTTTAGTCTTAGAGAATTTGCTGTAGTAACTGGTTTGAATTCTCATTCAAACAGGGATGATTTTAGGTTTGATGAAGACCTTCCAAAACAAAATGATTGATCAGTATTTTAGGGATTCCATGTTTATTcagaaaaaagaattatttaccgCTGTTTCTGGTAAAATTTGGGGGAGGAGAATGATGAAGATGCGTTCAAGAttgctaatttatattttattcatgaatttttatGTCGTCTGTTGATACTGTTAATATTCCCCGCCTTTATTTTGATCTAGTGGAGAGTGATCGTTACAGGGACTATCCTTGGGGACTTCTTGTATATGAAGAATTAGCTAAGAGtttgaataaaaagttgaaaccCAAAGGGAAGTTTTACATGCTTCATGGAATGCCACTTGCCATCCAGATTTGGCTGTATGAGTGTTGCTCTGTTGTCCCTCGTACTATCGCTTCCAAGGTGGATTCTCAAATTCCACATCTTTTAAATTGGAAGACAAATGCTATTCGCCCACGATATGAATCATTGATGGAAAGTTTGTTTAATGATGCAAATGATAAGGTTAGTTTCCTGAAAAACTACTATTTTCTGTAGTTTTTAATTATATTGTAAAAACATTTATTGTATTCATATATGTTAATGTACAAAAAATAGTAGGTGAATGATTTGCATTATTGTCAAGGTTAACTGGTTATAATATCTGTTGTAGGTTGTTTTTGAGAACATTAAGCCAACACGAAAGGAGATTTCAACCTTTCAGATACTAAAGGTTTTCCATAGAGGTGGAAGTCATAAAGAAGATTATGTTGATTCTGATGATGATTTTCATAATCCACCACTTCAACGGAAGCTTTCAATCAGCAAAAAAAAACATCAGGGCGATTCGTCGTATTCATCTGCcaagaaaaagttgaagaatCAATCAAAAGGTGCAGATCAGCATACACCAAAAAGGAATACTCCAAGTCGTGCTGTGAATATGTCTTCTGTGAAGACACTAACTTTCAAGTTGGTTCAATCAGAAGAAACAGTACCTTCAAACAGGAAAGACATTCCGATTCAGTCGCCTGATATGTCTTTTTTCAAACGTTCAGACGAAGATGATCTTGTTTCTAAGAAAGTGTTTGAAAAGTTTCGTGATGAGGTAATTTACGCATAAGACTTTGACTTTAGTATATTTGTTTCTTTCATATCTAATTGTAATTCTTTGAAATCAGGTTCGAAAGGAGTTTAATGACATTCGAAATTTAGTATCAACAAGGTGTgatcaaataatgaattcaataaATGAGTTTAAGGTacaaaatttttagttttaaaagaatAATGGTTTTATACATATACAACATATGTAGTTGtgtgtgaataaatatatatttaatatgtatttaggttTGATTAAATACATCTTTAATATATATTTAGGTATGATTAAATACATATTTAGtatgtatttatgtttgaataaatacatatttagtatgtattaatatatatatttatatatatttttcatatctatatctatattatcacatatacatatgcagagtCATTTCCTACttgttggtttttattttttaatgttacgTATTTACATCTTTTCAACGACAATAAACAAGAAAAGGACAGATTTTGACAAGGATCAAATGGAGGATGGTCATAAGAATACATCACCACATCAATAAACTCCAACGAATGTGGAAGGTTTTAAtaagaatcttgaaggaataTTGATAAGTAaatttgtgtttatttttatgtgttgaaTATATTTGAtatgttaaataaatataaaacatatttattatgctgttgaataaatatatatgtactcatatatataaatgtaatacCAAACTAATCAAATGATATATTAATTTTGATCGTCATACGTAtctaatattttttgaattgaatAAATAGGTTAAAGATTATGAATTTGTCAAGCCACAATTTGATGAATCTGATAGCGATTCTTCACGTCATGAATCCACACCaattttacatcatgattttgaaATGAATCCTGAAGTCACGTTGGTAAGTAAAATGTTTTCATTCATATGTATATTATTTTGTAATACTATTAAAATTTTGAGTTACATATATGAAGTATACATGTGATCATTGTTTATGTTTAGGAACAGGTTATTGAAGACATCACAGAAAAATAAAGCACCGATTTTACTGAGTTGTACAATGACGATAATGATGTTGTTTTGGTAATTTGTTGATTACTACTTTTCTTATGTATATTAATATACctgaatattaatattttttaatattttattatttattttattaaaggaCAAAATTGATAGTTCTGTGCATGAAGCAAGAGATGTCTGTGATTCAATGGTATGATGAATCTATATATGTTGTATTTTAATTCATGacaaatattgatgttttttaatatattacaaCATATTGAACAGAACAAAAAAAATGTTGATGAAAGTGTTGGTGAAGCACAATTTTCAGATTCACAATTCACATTTTCAGATGAGGTGCTTAGAAGTATCAATCTTGATTTCATACAACAAAATTTGGGAGTATGCTTCATTCATGCATAATTTGTGTTTACTTTCTTGTTGTTGTATAAAATTAACAAGATTTGTGTATATTTTAAACAGAACACAGAAACAGCTGTACGAATAATTGAAAATACATTAACAGCTGATGTTGAGCaatcaaaattggatgaaaaagtTAATTCAGAAGTACACATTCATGAAGCAGCATCTGGAGAAGGGAAGGGTGAACTAAATTTACGTGATTCCCAAGTAACACTTCCTAGTGAGTTGCTATCCAGCCTTAACGCCTATGTTAATCTGGAAAGAAGCATAATTGTACATCCATCTACAAATAAAGAACAAACGCCTATGAATGTTTCAAGAGTCAGGAGACCATCTAAATTCAAGGAGTCACCATTCCCTATAAAATTTGGCTCAGTAGAAGGTTTGTACTATAACCTTTTATTTGGTTGCATTTATCaatattctttacttttatacattaatttctttttcttttcattgaaATTATAAAGGGAGCACAGAAGTGCAGACCAAAAAATTCAACTTGAAGCATCCATTTGCATCTCATCCAATCTATGATATTGAAGACACTAAGGTCACCACTAAGTTTTTGGCGTGGCTTTCAGTGGACCTTCTCAAATATCATCCGAAGAAGTATTTACTTTATaacttaattatataatttatttacatgttATGTTTATTATTAAGTATTATGCTTTATAAATTAACAGGAGCAACAGAGAGGAACATTATAAGGAAAACAAGTCGAGGATGTCAGTTATGAATTTTGGCATTCTATCAGTTGATGACAAGAATTGGTTCTACATTATGGGTATTCATGGACAGTCATGGTCAGATGAGGTGAGTTAcatctttatattataattacGTATGACGATctatctattatatgtattttattgtatacATATGCAGTATCATATGTTCAGACACATGCATTTGAGTACATAAATAATTAGTGGAAGATATCCAAAGTTTGATTTTGGTTAGTTTCTTTTACAAAGCTTTCATTTTTTGATGCAGCAAATTGATGTTTGCCTTTACTAGTTGAGAAAGAAATCCAAGTATGAACCATATAGCTCATAATGTGTTAGCTGTGTATTCAATTGATGATCCAACGATTGATGCTGGTGGAAAAGAATACCATTTGAATGAGTACATAAGTGGATTTCGCATGCATGCTACTGTGCCATGGCATATGGTTGATCATATATTCATTCCTATCAACGTAAAGTCCAAACATCATTGGGTTCTGACTGTTCTGTCTTTTAACCAGAGATGCATATACGTATATGATTCTATGTCATCTGCTGGTCATGATTCTGCTGTGCTTGCTGAAGTTCAGAAATTAGCTGAGGTTATACCTTTATGCCTTTTGG
The Capsicum annuum cultivar UCD-10X-F1 chromosome 6, UCD10Xv1.1, whole genome shotgun sequence DNA segment above includes these coding regions:
- the LOC107873941 gene encoding uncharacterized protein LOC107873941, giving the protein MSSVDTVNIPRLYFDLVESDRYRDYPWGLLVYEELAKSLNKKLKPKGKFYMLHGMPLAIQIWLYECCSVVPRTIASKVDSQIPHLLNWKTNAIRPRYESLMESLFNDANDKVVFENIKPTRKEISTFQILKVFHRGGSHKEDYVDSDDDFHNPPLQRKLSISKKKHQGDSSYSSAKKKLKNQSKGADQHTPKRNTPSRAVNMSSVKTLTFKLVQSEETVPSNRKDIPIQSPDMSFFKRSDEDDLVSKKVFEKFRDEVRKEFNDIRNLVSTRCDQIMNSINEFKVKDYEFVKPQFDESDSDSSRHESTPILHHDFEMNPEVTLDKIDSSVHEARDVCDSMNKKNVDESVGEAQFSDSQFTFSDENTETAVRIIENTLTADVEQSKLDEKVNSEVHIHEAASGEGKGELNLRDSQVTLPSELLSSLNAYVNLERSIIVHPSTNKEQTPMNVSRVRRPSKFKESPFPIKFGSVEGSTEVQTKKFNLKHPFASHPIYDIEDTKVTTKFLAWLSVDLLKYHPKKSNREEHYKENKSRMSVMNFGILSVDDKNWFYIMGIHGQSWSDEQIDVCLY